The following is a genomic window from Deinococcus aquiradiocola.
TTCCGTTCGCCCGTCACGCGGTCCCCCCGGCCACCCAGTACTTGTACAGCAGCTGCAGCGCCGTGAAGATCAGCAGCAGGCTGAAGAACAGCTTGAGGTTCTGCGCGCTGATCCGCGCCGCGAGGACCGTGCCGCCACGCGCGCCGACCAGCACGCCGAGCGCGACGGCGGCCGCCACGCGGTAGTCCAGCTGGCCGCTCGCGCTGTACACGAGCGCGTTCGCGACCGCCGTGAGCCCCATGATGAAGGTACTGGTCGCAATGGCCTGCCGGATGGGAATGCCGCCCAGCAGGTTCATGACCGGCACCTGCACCGTCCCGCCCCCGATACCGAGCAGGCCGCTCATGACGCCCGAGAAGGTCATGGCGGGCGGCACGAGCCGGCTCGGTTCGCGCTCCACCTCCACGCGCTTCAGGCCGCGCAGCAGGTTGTACGCGCTGTACAGCAGCAGCACTGCGAAGACCGTCGCGACGACCCGGGCGGGCAGGCGCAGGCCCAGCCAGCTGCCCAGCACGCCGCCCAGAATGGTGTACGGCGACAGCAGGTACCCGGTCCGGGCGCGGATCAGGCCCTGCCGCAGGTACCCGGCCGTTCCGGCCAGCCCGACGGCCAGCACCCCGATCTGCGACACGGCGACCGCCTGTGTGATGCTGATCTTGTGCCCGAAGTAAGGGAGGACGAATTCCAGGGCGGGCACCACCACCACACCGCCGCCCAGGCCGAGAATGGCGCCCAGCACGCCGGCCAGGAGCCCGATCGCGAGCACTGCGAGTATCACCCGGTCACGCTAGCACGCCGCCCCGCCCGGCGTTCCGGCCGGGCGGGGCGCGCTCAGGGCTGCCGGACGGCCGTGCCCAGGCGGCCCTGCAGGGCCGCGAGCGCCGCCTGCAGCTGCCGGTCCTCGCCGCGCACGGTGAGCGCCTCGAGGTCCGGCGTGACCGGCAGGTCCGGCTGCAGGTGGTCCGGCAGGGGGTTCCCGCCCAGGTCGTAGGCGCGCAGGCTGGTGACGCTCATCACGCCGTGGTCCGGCAGCGGGTAGAAGTACACGCCGCTGTTCATGACGCCCCGGCTCGGTTCGCCCACCAGCAGCGCGCCCGCCTGATGCGCGAAGTACCCGAACACCTCCGCGCACGACGCGGTGCTGGCGTCGATCAGGACGGCGGCCGGGCCGTGCCACAGGCCCCGCAGGTCCCCGCCGGGCCGGTCGAGCAGGTGCCGGACGCTGCTGCCCGGCATCGCCTGACCGTCGTACGCGGCGTACTCGGTGCTGGTGACGGGGGCCGTGTCGGCAGGGCGGCCCGGCTGCGGCGTGCGCGCCTGGTAGTACGCGGGCCGGAAGACGCTGGCGGCCTGCACGCACTGGTCGAGGCGGCCGCCGCCGTTGGCGCGCAGGTCCACCACCAGGGCGGCCGCGCCGCCCGCCTGCGCCTGCGCGAGCGCGCGGCGGAACAGGTCGGCGCTGTCGCCCGGCAGGAACGTCGGGTACTGGATGACGGCCACGCGGCCGCCCGGCACGTCGCGCCAGCCCAGGACCGGCACGTCCCGCGCCTTGAGGGGCGCGGTGGGGACGTTCAGGTCGCGGGGCGGCTGGCCGGGCTGCTGCACGCGCAGCGTGACGGGGTTCCCCTGACGTTCCAGGCGCACGAAGGCGATGGGATCGGCGCTGTCGCCCGCCGTGACGCTGCCGTTCACCTGCGTGACGAGGTCGAAGCGGTGCAGGCCGGCCGTGTCGGCGGGACTGCCGGGAAGGACGCCCACCACCAGCAGGCCGAGCGGGGTGCGCGTGACGCGCAGGCCGGTACGGGGCACGGTCAGGTCCTCCTGCACCTCGCGCAGGCGTTCGGCGCCCTCGGCGTCACGGATGCCGGTGTGCTCGTCGTGCAGCTGCGCGAGCATGTCCTTGACGACCGCGCGGCCCTCACTGTAGTCGCAGGTGTCGCCGAGCGGCGCGCAGCGCGCGTCGAGGACGGTCCGGTACTGCTGCACCAGGGCGGGCCGGTCGGTGGTGGACCAGCCGTAGTATTCGCCCAGGAGCAGGCTGCTGGCCTTCTGGAAGAGGTCGGTGGCGGGGCTCGCGAGGGCGGGCCCGCTGAGGGTCAGGCCAGCCAGCAGCCCGCGCAGCAGCGGCGCGGCGAATCTGAGGGGGGGCACACGAGAAGTTTAGCGTTCCTTGAGGCTTTGCCGGATGAGCGGCGGGCCGCCCCACATGAGGCGCGGCCCGCGCTCAGGTCAGAGCGGGCCTTCCTGCACGACGATCTTTTCCAGCATCGCCACCAGCCTCGGGTCGAGCGCCTTGCCGGACTGCGCCTGCACGCGCTTCACGTCCCCCAGGCGCACGTAGGCGTTCGCGACTGCCACGAGCCGCGCGTACAGCGGGATGTCCTCGCCGGTCAGGCGGTCCGGTTCGCCCTGCCCGTCCCAGCGTTCGTGGTGGTGCCGCACGCCGCGCTCCGCCTCGCTGAGCGCCGTGACGCCCTGCAGCAGGTTCGCGCCGACCAGCGCGTGCCCGCTCTCGCCCTGGATCTTGCCGACGTCGTGCAGCGTCGCGGCGTACCACACCTCGTCCAGCTCGCGGCCCGCCAGTCCGATGCCGCGCCCCAGGCGCACGGCCACGTCCGCCACGGACCGCGCGTGCCCCAGCGAGTCGAAGTCGCGGCTCTCCATCGCCTCGATCACGGTGGCCGTGATGTGCTTGGCCGCCTGCCGCCACTCGTCCCGCCCGTCGATCAGGCCCATCAGCGGACCGACGGCCGCCGCGAAGCGCCCCACCGCCTCCTGCTGTCCGGGCGCGATGGCGCCGCCCTCCGGCCGGTCGAGCAGCAGCGCGCCCAGGTGCCGCCCACGGTCCACGATCGGCACCACCAGCGACAGGCCCACGCCGCGCATCCCGGCCTGATCGAGCAGCTCCGTCACGTCCGGGCCGTTCGCGTCGTACAGTTCGCGCGCGCCGCCCTCCAGCAGCCGCATGCGGCCCGCCGACCACGGCCCGCTCAGGGTCACGCCCATCAGGTCGCGCGGGTAGCCGAGCACGGCCCCCACGCGGTCCTGACCGCGCCGCAGGATGCCCAGGCCGTGCACGCGCCCCCCGACCAGCGAGGCCGTGTACGCCAGCGCACCGTCCAGCACGCTCTCCTGGGTGGGTCTGGCAAGCAGTTCGGCCAGCACGCGGCTGACGTCGCTCTCACTGGTGGACGCAGCGGGAGCGGGTGCGGGAGGGGCGGCCGGAACTGGTTTACGCTTGAACACGTTACCGTCAGTATAGAGCGCCGGGCCGCGCCGCACTGTCTCGTCTGCGTCAGCCGGAACCTTCATGTCGGCGGGCGCAGGCCACCCGCCGTCACGGTGGGCGGGCAGCCCGGAGGGTATGCTGGGCCTCCGATGACTTCCTCCCCTCCAGACCAGCGGCTCACGCGGGCCGTCGCGCGCGCGTACGAACGGTACGCCGAGCAGGCGGGCGCGTGGACGCGGCGCTTCACGGCGCAGGGCGGCACCGTCCACTGCCGCAGCGGCTGCGTGCACTGCTGCGACTTCCCCGTCCGCGTGAGCCTCGCCGAGGCGCTCCTCACGGCCTCCCAGCTGAACGGCACGCAGCTGGACGCCATGCGGGCCCGCGCGGCCCAGGTGATCCGCAACGCGCGCACGGCCGGCAGCTGGGACGAATACTTCCAGCGGCACCGCCGCGAGATCGGGTACTGCCCGCTGCTGGACCAGACGACAGGCGCGTGCACCGCGTACGACGTGCGCCCCACCCGCTGCCGCGACACCTTCAGCGCCCTGAGCGCCCACTACTGCCGCGTGGGAACGCTGGAGCACCTGAACCGCCAGGAGCGGGCCGAGTACACCCGCGAGGTGCGCGCGAACCCCGCCACGGACGGCCTGAGTCACTACATCGCGCCGCTGGAGGACATGAGCGAACCGGTCTGGACGACCGCCACGCGCGAGATGCGGCAGGCGTGGGGCATGGAGGTGTGGGGAGACTTCTGGGTGCTGACGACCCTCACGCAGGACGGGCCGTTCATGGACGCCGTGCGGGCCGGGCAGGCGGCACGCGCCACGAAGCGTGCCCGGACGCTTGGCCTGTGGAACGCCGAGATCGTCGAGATCGGCTGACGGCCCGGCGCGGGCAGGCGGCGGCCATCAGCCGGGACGCGGGGCGGGGACGGGCAGCTTCAGGGCTTCGGCCTCCTCCAGCGGCTGCCCGAACAGGTAGCCCTGACCGAGCCGGAAGCCCAGGCGCCGAAGGGCCTCGCACTGCTCGGGCGTCTCGATGCCTTCGGCCACCACGGCGAGGTTCAGGTCGCGGGCCATGGCGAGCATGGCGCGCAGCACCGCCTCGCTGCGCGGGTCGTGCAGGCTGGTCTTCAGGAAGAACCGGTCGAGCTTGACCTTCTGGATGGGCAGACTGCACAGCACCGCGAGGCTGGAGTGCCCCGTCCCGAAATCGTCGAGCGTGATCCAGACGCCGTGCGCGTGCAGCTGCGCGAGGCGCTCCGTGGCACCCGCGAGGTCGCGCAGCACCGCCGTCTCCGTGACCTCCAGCTCCAGCTGGGACGGCTGCACCCCGGAGCGCTGCAGGGCGTTCAGCACGGTCGTCACGAGGTCGTCGTCTCCCAGCTGCGCGGCGCTTACGTTGACGGCCACGCGCAGGCCCGGCTGGCGGCGCGCGAACTCCAGGGCGGCGTCCAGCACCCACGTTCCGAGGGCGTGAATGCGGCCGTTCTCCTCCGCCAGCGGAATGAAGGCGAACGGCGCGACCTCGCCCAGCTCCGGGCTGTTCCAGCGCAGCAGCGCCTCCACGTTCGCGACGACGGGCGACACGCCGGGCCGCGCCTCGTCCAGCGCCACGATCACCTGATACACGAGGCGCAGTTCCTGCCGTTCGATGGCCGTTTCGAGCGCGTGTTCCAGCCGGATGCGTTCCTCGACGCTCGCGAGGAGCGCCGGGTCGAACGGCACGATGGGCAGACCCGTGCGTTTCGCTTCGTACATGGCGACGTCCGCCTCCCGCAGCAGCGTCACCCAGGCGTCCTGCCCGACCATGCCGGACCGGGCGGCCACGCCGAGCCCCGTCAGGCCGGCCGAACCGCTCAGGCGCACCTCGCCTGCACCCGTCGCGATGGGCGTCGTGAGGGCCTGCAGGACGGGCAGGAGGGTCCTCGCGGCCACCTGTGGGCCCTGCGGAAGCAGCACCGCGAACTCGTCGCCGCCCAGCCGGGCCACCACGCCCTGCGCCGAGAGTCGCCGCGCGAGCCTGCCTGCCACCGCCTGCAGCACCTCGTCCCCCACATGGTGCCCGAGCGTGTCGTTGACGTTCTTGAAGTGGTTCAGGTCGATGAGCGCCACGCTGAGCGGCAGGCCCTGCTCCAGCCGCATCATGACGCGCTCCGAGAACAGCTGCCGGTTGGGGAGGCCGGTCAGGTCGTCGTGCTGCGCCTGCCACACCAGCCGTTCGCGTCCACTGTCGATCTCGTCGAGAAAGCCGTTGAAGGCCATCCCCAGATGATCGAGTTCGTCCTGGCCACGGACAGGCAGGCGTTCGCGCTGCTCCGGCGGGCGGGAGAGGAGCGTGGTGACGGGCAGGTCGTTCAGGTGCCGGATCACGCGCTGGTACACGGCGAGCCGCGCGAGCACCTGCGTTTCGAGCAGGTGCGCGGTGAGCAGCGCGAAGAGCACCATCGCGGCGCCTGTCGCGAGCAGCACGGCGAGCGCGGTGGACACCCCGATCAGGTGCGTGCCGCGGTCGTCGGTGACGCGCAGCAGCAGGGACGGCTGGCCGTTCAGGTCGTTCAGGACGGTGCGGCCCTGGATGCTGTGGCGGTCCTGCACGTGCACCGTCACGCCGGACCCTTCCGACAGGGCGGACGTGCCCGGCTGGGGGATCAGGTCCAGCGTGAGCTGCAGGTTCTGCCGGTACATCGTGACGACGCGCGGCGTGATCTGACGGGCCATCAGGATCACGCCGCGCACGGGGCCACGCTCGTCGCTGTGCGTGACGGGCCGCAGCGTGACCAGCCACGTCTCGCCCGGCTGTCCGGCCCTGGCAGGCAGGTACACGAAGCCCTCCCGGTGCGTGCCGGGGCGGTCCAGTGCGGCGAGCGTGCCGGGCTTCACGACCGCACCGAGCAGGCGGTCGCTGGGCGGACTCTCCTGGCGGCGCTGCAGGTCGTAGCCGCGGCGGCTGATGACCCGCCCGTCCAGGGCCACGTACGCGAGCAGGTTGAGGTCCATCGACTGGTACGTGCCCGGCACGAAATTCGAGGTCTCGAAGGCGCGGCGCCCCGTCTGCACGTAGGTGTACGCGTCGTCCCACACGGCCCAGTTGATGGCGAGCCGCGCGAGGTCCGTCACCTGCGACTGCAGGTACGTGGCGGCACGGCGCGTGTCGCGCTCCGTCTGCTGCGCCTCCTGCCGGTCGAAGAGCGCCACGACGGCAGGCTGCAGCAGGAAGGCCAGGACCGCCAGACAGACGCCTCCCAGCGCCAGCAGGCCCAGCAGCACCCGCGTGCGGATGCTGTCTGGTTCTCGCCACTTGCGCCTGTGCCAAGTCATGCCAGTTTCACCTTAACGGCCCGGTTCTCGCAACAGTCTGACGGGAGGAGGACACCTTCGCAGGTTCAGGCTTTCGTAAAGGCTGCGGGCATGCATGAGGCAGCGGGACGCTCCCTCCGGAGCGTCCCGCTGCCAGTCTGCGCGGCCGGTCCGTTCAGGCGCGGCTGGCGGCGATCAGGGCGGGCACGATCTCGTTCACGTCGCCCACGATGCCGTAGTCCGCGACCTTGAAGATCGGCGCTTCGGCGTCCTTGTTGATCGCGACGATGAACTTGCTCTTGCCCATGCCGGACAGGTGCTGCACGGCACCCGACACGCCCAGCGCGATGTACGCCTTGGGCTGCACGGTCTTGCCGGTCTGTCCGACCTGCTCGGCGTAGGGGCGCCAGCCCGCGTCCACCACGGCGCGCGTCGCGCCGACGCCCGCCCCGATGCTGTCCGCGAGGCCCTCGACGTACGTGGCGAAGTTGTCGGGGTTGCCGACGCCGCGTCCGCCCGTCACGATCACGTCCGCCTCGGTGAGCGCCACGCGGCTGGACTTCTCGACGGTCTTGCCGGTCACGGTGACGCGCGCGGCGGGCAGGTCGAGGTCCACGTCGTACTGCTCACCGGCCGCCGCGAGCGGACCGGCGGGCGCGAACGATCCGGGCTTGGCGGTCACGACGACCACCGGGCCGGACGCGCTGACCGTCTCGGTCACGCGCGCGAGGTACGTGTAGCGCTGCGCGTTGAGGGTGTCGCCGTCCGCCTTCAGGCTGATGGCGTCCTCCAGGTACGGCGCGTCGAGTTTCACGGCGACGCGCGGCGCGTACTCGCGGCCCGAGCGGCTCCCGCCGATGACGACGGTGCTCGCCTCGCCCTCACGGGCGATCTGCGCGGCGGCCGCCGCCCACAGTTCCGGGCTGTACTGCGCGAGGGCCGCGCTGTCCCCCACGAGCACCTGATCGGCGTAACGTGCAGCGTCGTTGGCGACGTCGGCGACGCCCTGACCCAGCACGAGCAGCGTGACGGGACCTTCACGGCCCGACTCGCGCGCGGCGTTCACCATTTCGAGACTGCTCTTGGAGAGCTTGCCTGCAGCGTGTTCAGCGACAATCAGAATCATTACGCGATCACCTTCGCTTCGTTGCGCAGCAGGTTCAGCAGTTCGCTGGCGGCCGCGGACGGGTCTTTGCCGTCGATGAGCTTGTTGAGGCGGGCGCGGCTCTGGATCTCGGCGCCCACGAACTGCACGCTGGGGACCGCGCCGTACGTGTCGAGCGTGTCCTTGCGGAGTTCCTTCTTCTTGGCCTTCATGATGTTCGGCAGCGTCGGGTAGCGCGGCTCGTTGAGGCCCTGCTGGGTGCTCACCACGGCCGGGAGGGGCGCCTGGAAGCTCTCGTTGCCTTCGTCCACGTCGTGGCGGCCCGTGATCTGCGCGCCGTCCACCTTGAGTTCGTTGACCCAGGTGAGCTGCGGCCACCCGAGGCGTTCGGCAGTCGCAGCGCCCAGCGCCTGCGAGTCCCAGTCGGCCTCCTGTCCGCCCACCAGGATGAGCTGCACACCCTCCTGCTGCGCCACCTGCGCCACCACGCGGCTGAGCGCCACGGCGTCCAGGCGGGTGTCCGTCTCGACGTGCACGGCGCGGTCGGCGCCCATGGCGAGTGCGGTGCGCAGGGCGTCCTCACTGCGTTTGGGTCCCACGGCGAGCGCGACGACTTCCTCGACGCCGCCCGCCTCGCGCAGGCGCAGGGCTTCCTCCACGCCGTACTCGTCCATGCCGTCCATCACCAGGGTCGTGCCTTCCAGGTCCACCGCCGTGCCGCTTACCTTCACACGCGCCTCGGCGTCCGGCACCTGCCGAACCAGCGTCAATATCTTCATGCGTCCTCCTGTCGTCACAGACTAGCTTATTGAACTGAGTCCAATTTTAGCACAGGGCTCACGTCCGGCCGCAACCCCCACCGCTATCCTGCAGCATGCCCCTCGCCGAAGCCCTCATCGAACGCGCCGACCTGCAGAAACGCGCCCTGCAACTCCAGGCCCGCCTCCACACCAACGCCAAAACCCAGGAAGGCGAAACGCCCGCCGAAGACCCCGCCGAACTCCTGACGGAACTGATGGGCCTCTACGACCGCCTCGACACCCTCATCGCCCGCATCCACCGCAGCAACATGGCGGCCCGCCTGCCGGACGGCCGCACCCTCACCGACGCCCTCGCCCACCGCGAAGTCCTCGACCTGCGCCTCACCGCCCTGCGCGGCGTCACCGAAGCCGCCAGCATCCAGCAGACCCGCCAGACCCGCTCCGAACTGCGCTACGTGTCACACCTCCCCGTCCGCGACCTGCAGGCCCAGACCGACCGCCTCGCCCGCGAACGCCGCAAACTCGAAACCCTGATCCAGCAGACCAACTGGCAAAGCCCCCTCCTCGACTGAACCCGCACACCCCGCCCGCGCTACAGTCAGGACGCCGGACGTCCGGGCGAGCGCCAGCCCAGCCTGCGGGCCAAGCAGGCACCCTGAGGAGCCGGGGCGGCTCCACCCCCTCACCCACCCCGCCCAGCACCCCTCACCCCGGCACGACGCACCACGCACCCCTCACCACCACGGCACTGACGGACCACCGGCAACACTCGGGGCGACCTCTGATTCAGAAGTCGCCCCGAGCACTGTCACCCACCCTCCCCGGCAACCGGGACGGCCCGGTACGCCTGACGCTGCTCGCTCCGCTCGGCCCTGCGGGCGGCGGTTATTTCGGCGCACCGGGGCGGCCCGGTACGCCTGCCGCTGCTCGCTCCGCTCGGCCCTGCGGGCGGCGGTTATTTCGGCGCACCGGGGCGGCCCGGTACGCCTGCCGCTGCTCGCTCCGCTCGGCCCTGCGGGCGGCGGTTATTTCAGCAGGCTGCGGGCGATCACGACGCGCTGGATCTCGTTGGTTCCCTCGTAGATCTGGTTGAGTTTCACGTCGCGCAGCAGCTTCTCGACCGGGTACTCGCCCACGTAC
Proteins encoded in this region:
- a CDS encoding HD-GYP domain-containing protein, with the translated sequence MFKRKPVPAAPPAPAPAASTSESDVSRVLAELLARPTQESVLDGALAYTASLVGGRVHGLGILRRGQDRVGAVLGYPRDLMGVTLSGPWSAGRMRLLEGGARELYDANGPDVTELLDQAGMRGVGLSLVVPIVDRGRHLGALLLDRPEGGAIAPGQQEAVGRFAAAVGPLMGLIDGRDEWRQAAKHITATVIEAMESRDFDSLGHARSVADVAVRLGRGIGLAGRELDEVWYAATLHDVGKIQGESGHALVGANLLQGVTALSEAERGVRHHHERWDGQGEPDRLTGEDIPLYARLVAVANAYVRLGDVKRVQAQSGKALDPRLVAMLEKIVVQEGPL
- a CDS encoding DIP1984 family protein codes for the protein MPLAEALIERADLQKRALQLQARLHTNAKTQEGETPAEDPAELLTELMGLYDRLDTLIARIHRSNMAARLPDGRTLTDALAHREVLDLRLTALRGVTEAASIQQTRQTRSELRYVSHLPVRDLQAQTDRLARERRKLETLIQQTNWQSPLLD
- a CDS encoding S41 family peptidase, yielding MPPLRFAAPLLRGLLAGLTLSGPALASPATDLFQKASSLLLGEYYGWSTTDRPALVQQYRTVLDARCAPLGDTCDYSEGRAVVKDMLAQLHDEHTGIRDAEGAERLREVQEDLTVPRTGLRVTRTPLGLLVVGVLPGSPADTAGLHRFDLVTQVNGSVTAGDSADPIAFVRLERQGNPVTLRVQQPGQPPRDLNVPTAPLKARDVPVLGWRDVPGGRVAVIQYPTFLPGDSADLFRRALAQAQAGGAAALVVDLRANGGGRLDQCVQAASVFRPAYYQARTPQPGRPADTAPVTSTEYAAYDGQAMPGSSVRHLLDRPGGDLRGLWHGPAAVLIDASTASCAEVFGYFAHQAGALLVGEPSRGVMNSGVYFYPLPDHGVMSVTSLRAYDLGGNPLPDHLQPDLPVTPDLEALTVRGEDRQLQAALAALQGRLGTAVRQP
- a CDS encoding electron transfer flavoprotein subunit beta/FixA family protein gives rise to the protein MKILTLVRQVPDAEARVKVSGTAVDLEGTTLVMDGMDEYGVEEALRLREAGGVEEVVALAVGPKRSEDALRTALAMGADRAVHVETDTRLDAVALSRVVAQVAQQEGVQLILVGGQEADWDSQALGAATAERLGWPQLTWVNELKVDGAQITGRHDVDEGNESFQAPLPAVVSTQQGLNEPRYPTLPNIMKAKKKELRKDTLDTYGAVPSVQFVGAEIQSRARLNKLIDGKDPSAAASELLNLLRNEAKVIA
- a CDS encoding electron transfer flavoprotein subunit alpha/FixB family protein, with the protein product MILIVAEHAAGKLSKSSLEMVNAARESGREGPVTLLVLGQGVADVANDAARYADQVLVGDSAALAQYSPELWAAAAAQIAREGEASTVVIGGSRSGREYAPRVAVKLDAPYLEDAISLKADGDTLNAQRYTYLARVTETVSASGPVVVVTAKPGSFAPAGPLAAAGEQYDVDLDLPAARVTVTGKTVEKSSRVALTEADVIVTGGRGVGNPDNFATYVEGLADSIGAGVGATRAVVDAGWRPYAEQVGQTGKTVQPKAYIALGVSGAVQHLSGMGKSKFIVAINKDAEAPIFKVADYGIVGDVNEIVPALIAASRA
- a CDS encoding sulfite exporter TauE/SafE family protein, coding for MILAVLAIGLLAGVLGAILGLGGGVVVVPALEFVLPYFGHKISITQAVAVSQIGVLAVGLAGTAGYLRQGLIRARTGYLLSPYTILGGVLGSWLGLRLPARVVATVFAVLLLYSAYNLLRGLKRVEVEREPSRLVPPAMTFSGVMSGLLGIGGGTVQVPVMNLLGGIPIRQAIATSTFIMGLTAVANALVYSASGQLDYRVAAAVALGVLVGARGGTVLAARISAQNLKLFFSLLLIFTALQLLYKYWVAGGTA
- a CDS encoding putative bifunctional diguanylate cyclase/phosphodiesterase, which encodes MTWHRRKWREPDSIRTRVLLGLLALGGVCLAVLAFLLQPAVVALFDRQEAQQTERDTRRAATYLQSQVTDLARLAINWAVWDDAYTYVQTGRRAFETSNFVPGTYQSMDLNLLAYVALDGRVISRRGYDLQRRQESPPSDRLLGAVVKPGTLAALDRPGTHREGFVYLPARAGQPGETWLVTLRPVTHSDERGPVRGVILMARQITPRVVTMYRQNLQLTLDLIPQPGTSALSEGSGVTVHVQDRHSIQGRTVLNDLNGQPSLLLRVTDDRGTHLIGVSTALAVLLATGAAMVLFALLTAHLLETQVLARLAVYQRVIRHLNDLPVTTLLSRPPEQRERLPVRGQDELDHLGMAFNGFLDEIDSGRERLVWQAQHDDLTGLPNRQLFSERVMMRLEQGLPLSVALIDLNHFKNVNDTLGHHVGDEVLQAVAGRLARRLSAQGVVARLGGDEFAVLLPQGPQVAARTLLPVLQALTTPIATGAGEVRLSGSAGLTGLGVAARSGMVGQDAWVTLLREADVAMYEAKRTGLPIVPFDPALLASVEERIRLEHALETAIERQELRLVYQVIVALDEARPGVSPVVANVEALLRWNSPELGEVAPFAFIPLAEENGRIHALGTWVLDAALEFARRQPGLRVAVNVSAAQLGDDDLVTTVLNALQRSGVQPSQLELEVTETAVLRDLAGATERLAQLHAHGVWITLDDFGTGHSSLAVLCSLPIQKVKLDRFFLKTSLHDPRSEAVLRAMLAMARDLNLAVVAEGIETPEQCEALRRLGFRLGQGYLFGQPLEEAEALKLPVPAPRPG
- a CDS encoding YkgJ family cysteine cluster protein is translated as MTSSPPDQRLTRAVARAYERYAEQAGAWTRRFTAQGGTVHCRSGCVHCCDFPVRVSLAEALLTASQLNGTQLDAMRARAAQVIRNARTAGSWDEYFQRHRREIGYCPLLDQTTGACTAYDVRPTRCRDTFSALSAHYCRVGTLEHLNRQERAEYTREVRANPATDGLSHYIAPLEDMSEPVWTTATREMRQAWGMEVWGDFWVLTTLTQDGPFMDAVRAGQAARATKRARTLGLWNAEIVEIG